The genome window ttattttttttttagaagagaGTGGTCACATCAGTTCATTAATATATTAGAGCTGTAGGGGAATATACGTGTAAATCTTAAAATaggttatattatattattccTACAAACATAATGATTTAAACAGACTGATGTGGGCAGTctgtgcgtgcgcgtgtgtgttGGTAAGACGTCATATCCATTATAATACCTGCTGCTTGTTTCATCTCTAATGGTTTTCACTTCCTGCAGCTAATGTGCTTCCTCAAGAcgccttgtgtgtgtgtgcttgtatatgtgtgtgtgtgtgtgtgtgtgtgtgtttcactgTGTTCTCCGACTCATTATAGATCTAAATGAGAATGTTTCTGAAATTATTCATGAATCCACTGATCAATAATTTTCCTTTCACTAACACAAAGTTTAATCTCTGTCATTATTCACATTCGACCTCTATTCATCATTAAAAGACAGACTGAGTTTTGAACGTCTGCTTCTTGTTAACGCTTCAAGTCTCTCACTTCCCATCAGCATCTCTTCCACAATTCATAAATCATAATTTTTGTTAGTGTTTTCCACAATATAATCACACAGTCGCATAGTCATGCTTGTTAGCAGTCTGTCTTTAAATACcccgttttttaaaaaagttttttttttgcttttaatgtGAATATATTAGTTTTCAGGAAATCATTAAACTGCTGTGCTCCAAAACATTGAcaacatttgcatttaaaagagaTATATAAGCATTCAAAACTGACAGTCTGTTGCTAATACCGATCAATAATTTTGATGACGTCATTCTGCACGTCAGCTCCTCATCAGATTCCAGGCTGTGTTTTGATAGCTAAAATTAGTTGAATGTGAAAGAAATTATTTGTTACTTTGAGAAGGAtgataaaatattttacaatttgGTCCATTTCATCATCCTGTTTGGCAAATGTTTTATTCCCGAATTATTAAAATCTCCAGCTTTACATGTTTTCTCAAACCAACTTACTCTTTTAGTCTCTTAAAagttgtgaaaaatgtaaatctATTGAAATTGTAAAATACTTTGAGTGTGTTTTTGGTGTgttgtgatttatttttttcttcaacaTTTCTGTAGTTTTTGTCTTTGATGTCTGTTTTCTGTAATGATGTTTATATGTTTTCtaataaaaaacaagatttcagGCAGTGATGACCGtaagtatttatttataacacttaagaagattaacattaaaaaagtgtCAAATTTGTGAATCTGTATAATACTGTGATAAGTGTTACATAAATTGCTTCATTACCTCTGtattttttctcttgttttaaggggatagttcacccaaaaatgaaaattttgtcatcatttcctcatcctcatgttcttctaaacctgtatgatttttttctgctgatgaacacaaaagaagatattttgataaatgatggtaagcacacagctcaTTGTAGCcgttgactttcatagtaggaaaatatgattaaattcAGTGGGTGGGATTAGCTGTgtgcttgccatcatttatcaaaatatcttctgcaTCATTtaatcacaatacttccataatatttgttttcctactaggGAAGTCAATGATTAAAATcagcttaccatcatttatcaaaatgtcttcttttgtgttattaaaTAAAAAGGTCATGAGGATTTGGAGCAGCATGAGGAtgagaaatgatgacagaatcatttttgggtgaactatccctttaaaggcggggtgtgtgatttttgaaaaacactttggaaaagggagtcaggtGACTaccaaacacacttgtagccaatcaacagattctattggggtaggggcgtgtttatttaggtgatttcaaatatcaaaattgtctttcagagatcatgcaccccacctttaagggTTGCCTTTCTTTCCAACTTTATACTTTTTATTTGCTATCATTTCACTTATATGGTGTCATCCATGACTGTAtggaaatgcaataaaaaattccAAACTTTGAGGAAAACCAAATGCTACTGGCTGCTTTAAAGGGGGAGGAGACACTTTATAAGCCCCACCCTGTCTTTCTGTTTCAATTGAAATGACATCAATGAAAAAGCTGCACGTTTTTGTGTCAGTCAAAgctgtgtgtgttgtttttggATGCAGGGGGAGCTGCTGAGCCCGTGTCGGTGTGCTGGTACCGTTCGGCACGCCCATCAGCACTGTCTGCTCAAGTGGATCAGTGAGAAGGGTTCTTGGAGCTGTGAACTTTGCAATTACAGATTCAACATCCTGCCTATACATATCAAACCACCACAACAGGTGAACACACATGCACTCTAAATCCATCCACCAGTATcagaatattattattaatcttTTGTATTACATTCGTTATTACATCTAATTCAAATTGTGACaggtattattttttaatgcaaacagcaaccctttaaaggcggagtccacaatgtttgaaaaatgctttggaaaaggagacgggccgactaccaaaacacacttatagccaatcagcagtaaggagcgtgtctactaactgacatccttgccgggttgcgtatgtgtggggcgggtctatcaacagaaggtccagattctattggggtaggggcgtgtttgtttgggtgatttcaaatatcaacattggctttcaaacattgtggactccgcctttaaattataaCATTGTTGTACTGTACATTATGTTTagccagtggcggctcgtgactgctcatccgaggggcttaaattcaaaatatgtgtttggggagtcatgtgtgttgctcgtgttttcaaattatgtgtttgttgcgtcatgtgaaccatgtgcatcacgtgttttgtcaaaataagtgcctgctgcacacgcgtcaaaatcgtttatgataaaagagacgctcaaaatacacgcaagacactcccttaacactaaactggcaaacgcgagcgtctcttatcataaaccctttagacgcgtctgcagcaggcacttattttgacaagacacgtgatgcacacaggatcactccACGCGCATAACACATATATTGAAATTACGAagcacacacatgacgggctacatacatgttgtaaggaaCTTCGCATTGAGCGGGAAAACATGAGatttatatgtttgtgtgttttaacaGTGGCAGTCTGTGACTATGACGCTGGTGGAAAAGGTTCAGGTCATTGCAGTGTTTCTTGGTGGCATCTTCTTGTTGGCTAGCGTGTCATGGCTGCTGTGGTCAGCACTGAGCCCGCAAGCGTTATGGCAACGCAGTGACATCTTGTTTCAAATCTGCTACGGCATGTATGCCGTCATGGACCTAGTATGCATCGGTGAGAAACAAATACCCGTGTTAAaactttaaaaggtcctaatttgATGTAAAACTTTACACAAATGCTTGGCTTGTGTGTTGCAGGTCTGATTGTTCATGAAGGTGGTGCTGTCTACAACGTGCTGATGCGTTGGCGAGCGGTCAATCTTCTCTGGGACGTTCAGAACTACGATAAAAGTCGTGACCTGGACAACGCGCACGGCCCACATCGCAACCTGTGGCTGCCTCTCACGAACACGCACACAGTCGCGCACCCGCACACCACCCGACTGGAGTCGTCGCCTCGATGCCCCCTTCATATCTTCTCCATGTGCCTGAACGTGACCTCTGACCCCTCCCCGCAGGAGCAAGGCTCAGGCGAGCTTGTTGTTAGGGTCACGTCAGTCTGACCTCAAAGAAACTCATTCAGGGACCAATCCACTCTCCTTGCACTGCCCTGAGGTGGGCGTGGCTGGCAGATGGGAGGAGCCTCGGTGTTGGGAGGAGCCTTACTTGAAAAGCACTTTAGAAGATGCACAAACTGAGTCGAATACCGAGTCGTATTATGCTGTATTGAATACTGGAGGAAGTTCTGTCAACAATTCTGCGTCAGCCTACGAAGCACTCGGCACAAACACACGTACATGTAGCATCTGCAAAATAATACTGCTCTTGTTGTTTGACAAATGAATGTTTGGGTTTTTCATTATTGCTGTTCATGTGCTTGAGTTCAAACAGACCGAGCATTTTCTGTACCATCAAAATAGATCTTATGCATTCCCTAGATTTCTCTAGCATCCCAGCACTGACATCTCATGTTGCGTGTATTACAAACAAACTGGATTATTAGTCTAGGcttatttaaattcaataaGTAATAGCATTGATGGTCAACTGATAGTGCTTACAAAACTGTGATAGTTAAGCAAAGGCTATACATCCTAAAATCGTAATAAGAAGGAGCCATTGTGCCCTTAAAGCGATACtacagccaaatatcaaaattaaccCATGATTTGCTCACCCTCCATCAATCTGAGATGCGTGCGTCCACTGTCTTTCAGACGaggacattttattttttattattaaaggtCCCTTTCTTTCTGTggttttgaagctttgattgtgtttacagtgcacaatataacgtgtgttcatgtttcacgtgtaaaatctctatagcgctgttttcactgtcctaaaaacggtctgatgtcttccttgttctatgaagtccctccttcaggaatacgtaacgagttctgattgtgtagcttgttgtgtaattgtgattcgatagcaattagtttagcttgccgttagcttagctggcgactgatgtattcctgtgggcggagtctagtaaaaaactgttctagtgacgtcattaatgcaggaagtagagggctgtagtccaaactggccgttcgctgttaaagaaaatatatcgcctggcagtcaactttgagctttatcattttacaggtattattaatgctattatagcaacattacacactaactagggtttaaaaaatgggaaagaacatgacctttaaaTGTCCTTGATTTTCCAAGCTTATAACGGTAGAAAACAGTGATCAgcgaacaacttctgactttgaagcccaaaaaagtgcatccatccttcacaaaggTAATCCACACAGGGTTAATGGAGGTCTTCTGCGGGTGATCGGTGCGATGTTGTAGGAAAGAtatctatattttaaattataacaactagcttctggtaacgacgccatcttggactcacgtGATTCACGACGTACCCATGGCAGTAAACGCTCCCTAAGCTAAAACTCCAAGATGGCGTCGTTACTAAGGATAGTCactatagtttataaagtttgaaatatggataaTTTTTTGCAGGATTGAGTCGATTTCTCGCAGaggacctttattaacccactggagccgtgtggattagggtgtactcacactatccaaacaaaaccgcgctcgggcgcgtttgaccctgAAAGCCtagttcgtttgactagtgtgatcgctctgtaccgCGCCCGGGTGTGGTTTGGTTACTTGCAGGAGTGGGCTGGAGCACGGTTCACTTGGGCTGGGGCGCGAAAGGCTATAGTGTGAGCACAATCACGCCAGAGCGTGTTTCAAAAGGAGAGACGTCAATCGCGCGACCACTtaccttcatctgccttcgtTAAAACCTTATGATTCGCGCAGGGTTACGTGAACGTCTACGCTGCACATGcgacacactgcaaaaaatgactttcttacttagtatttttgtcttgttttcagtagaaatatctaaaaattcttaaattaagatgctttttattgatgagcaaaatgacctaagaaaataattctagttttaaggcaaataatatacaatttaagtgaaatttttcttaaaacaagcaaaattatctgccaatggggtgagaaaaaaaattgtgaaataagatttcgtttttcttaaacacttaattcaagtaaaattttctcaccccattggcagatatttttgcttgttttaagcacaaatttacttaaattgtatattttttgtctaaaaactagacaaatTTTCTTAggccattttgctcatcaagaaaatacatcttgatttaagaatttttagatatttctaccgaaaacaagacaaaaatactaagtaagaaagtcatttttttgcagtgcagatcaactaagcaatatgatagacatgtgagagggctgtgtgtcattGCGCACCAAACAACtctgaataaaaaacattacgacttaacattacgatgggttccagtgttaaaagagcgctttacttcctgctttgttcaaaacaattgcatcctaaccgtgggttcacaaccagccgtgtttgaggcgttaaattgcgtctaccgcgtctagtttgccgcttgaacattttgagtttactcgcttcattcgcgcgtgaaagccgcgcgtgaaattcaagtcattgagacattcacgcggaaattcgtgtcatgggcgaggctttctgtaatcacgtcactactagagcaagctcctgattggttaacgcagcgcgtttttccgccaaaattcattcgcgcgaactagacgcgcgaatgaggtggaatTGGGTCTAGTGCGCCGCGCCAAACGCCTTATTCgcgctgcgagacctccagacgcgcgacaacgcgtcttcacattgacttaacattgaaatcactcgcgcttgacgcctccaCCGCGgttggtctgaacgcagcataatgacgaaagcgcgccccgGCTCAGATCGATAAAaatacagtgtgagtgcgtgcttcTGGGGAAGTAGGGAAGGGGGACAATCGTTCTGAGTCATGGTTTGAATAATACGAGTGCACCCTTACTTCTGCACTTTTTTGGGTTTTTGGTCGGaggttgttccctgatccctgttttcctGCCGTTGTAgggcttggaaaagcaaggacatttactaaaaaactccaaatgtgttcgtctgaaggATGATGGACATGTGTGTCTTGGCTTGCCTGAGGGTGGGTGAATCAGGGGGTGGTTTTGATTTTTGGTctgagtatccctttaacatgcCAAACACTGGGCCTGGTGGAAGCTACTTTAATgcatataaatatacaataaaagTATTATGAGCAAAAAATAAAGTAGATAAATATTTATAAGCACATCCTGAAAGATCAAGTTTATAAGGAATCACTCCTGCTGCTAAAAATGACATCTGTCACCATTTTACGTGTGTTCATCTGCCCTTGCATGTTCATTTATGAAAACGTTTGGTTAATTTGAATGCTATCAATGAGTGACAGGAATGTAGTAAGCACAGCTCCATTTCTAATGTGTAAATCTTTTCCCAAAATCAATGCATGTGAAGGCTTATTCATACTGGGTCTATTATTAAAAGCAGGTTTTATGCTTGGATAACCCATAAACCACCCAACAACGTCCACTCCCAACAATCATCATTACGATTTGTAATTTGGATTCACAAGATGCTGGAATACTTGACCAGCATACATTATTTGGTGCTAGCCAATTAGCAtcgcccaaaaaaaaaaaaaaaaaaaaatagttcatTCACATGGCCCTGAGATGTTAAACAGAGATGCTTTTATATTGGAGCAGTTCTGGatgtacattttaatgaatGTAAAAGCCTTTTGaattttgttacatttattgCCTAAAAACTAATACACAGTAAAGATACAAAATGGGAAAGATATTCCTGTTGTTTTCGTTTTTTATACGCTCAAAGTACAAAAATAATAGGACCAGAAAAAGCATAATTCCAATAGCGTTATCAAAGTACACAGAAAGGTCTATAAAATATACAGCTCCAGAAATACAGAAATATATAACAACTAATATAAACATTGCACATAATCACTGTCACATAGACTTTTATAGGGCACTTATAGGatgtaaagatttttttttaaggcacTGGTTATTTATTACTGGAATTTCTGCCCGCAGAATTCCAAAGAAATGTGACTGGACTCTAAACAAATCAGGAATATTAAGGCAACATACGGGGCTCAGGCTGTACGCAATGGGACATGATACGGTTTTGATATTGTCTTTGgtttatacagtatgtgattCTTTTGCATAAATGGATCATGCATTTTGTAATTACATCTGTCCTGTTAGCTTATGTATGTATAAAGGCACATGTACATACGGTGTTTGCATGTGTGTAAAAAATATACTGGTGGTGACTGGTGAGGTTAAAGGTCAGGGATCACCAGTTGCTGCCGTGGCTGCTGATGGACTGacaagtgctgaaacgtttcTTCACTATTAGACTGATGTAAGCCTTCATGAGCTTTGCGATGTCCATTAcctacacacaaaaacaaacagataagaACAAGAGAAACATGATTATTTAAGCTTTTATAATGATGCGTTGAAATAAAGGACATTTACAAATGGTGCTTTTCCTTTCAACTTTTAATGAGCGTACCATGTTGGTGTTAAAGAGCAGCTCGCGCCCCTCCACACTGATTTTGTAGATGTTAGGCTGCGGTGCACCAAAGGACAGGATAGCCTCGTAAGAAAACAGCTCCAGAGGCCACGCCTCTCCGCGCTTGTACACGCACACGCCCTTACGGCTCACGCCTAACCAGAGCTCTCCTGGATACGCACCATCTGCACACTGAATAAAAAGAAAACCATTTAATTTATCATTCAGCTTTTGACTGATAAAgcgtgtttgtgtttatgtCTATGTTTATCCTCACCTCGGCGTTAAAGAGGGTGGAGCCATACCCCTGCCATTCCTTGATAAGACCCATATATTTCGTCATGGCTTGCTCCTGTTCCATACCCTGCAGTTTGCGCCATTTCTCCACCAAACAACTTGTTAACCCCGCCTTTTCATCTTGTAGCCACGCCTCTATGGCTGCAGGCCCCTCCACTTGGCGCTGTCGCCCCAGTGACCCTCGGAAGCTCCGCCTCAGCGTGCCTTCCAGGAAACTACTCCTCTTTCTTTCCGTGGATGGTGTGCTAGCGCTGCCGTTTCCGGATGCGAAGCTACGGGCGGACTGCTGTACTCGAGCGCGCAGACGGGCCATGGGGAACACCTGCTCCAACTCAGGCAAGGCATTCTGGGTTGTGTAATCTCCTAATAGATACTGCAAACGGAGAGCGGCCAGGAACTGCAGCGTCTCTTCTGGAGCAGGATATTGACCTTTTATGACAGCTTCATGAGCCTTAAAGAGACGAGGAGAGATTAAATGTGTACAGATATCAAACTCTGGATAGCTATAAAGATATTTAGGGGTAATATCTTAGCTTTCAAATCTTAAAAAGATGATCtaatcttaaatatttttagttcGAACATATCTTATTTATGCATGGTCCTTAAATATTTGCAGTGGAAAACAAGACATAGATTTAAGAAAATACTTTTATTCATACCTGCTCAAACATGAAGGCAAACTCCACACTATCTGTAGGAACACTTTCGGGTTCAGAGAAGCagaaaagtttaaaataaaacttccaACCCTCTCCTTCCTCTCCTTTATTTGTCAACCTGAAAGAAAGAGGAAACCAAACAGGTTATAGACTATGTAGGGTTAATACACAGTGCAACTGAATGCTTATTGGTCAGTCGCTGCCGAATATTATTGCAAAATGAACcctataaaaaagtatttttggtAGCACTATACTTggaggggtgttcataagattgacatgacacgtgccatGGACATGAGGGAGATTTTGTGCACATTTATggcaactgtcattaagtgttattcGTTTAgttgtgtcatttttaatgcaaggATGAAactgtttgagatgtctttgttaggacaacttgacattaatcaatacatcataactgaccactttttaccagtgatacatattgtcattaagtgttaatactctgtaatatagttttaaaacagcatcatgaatatttttcttgacctcaactacagtgatacaaatatcatttgtcattaaaatgtaattaagtgttaatactctgtcatatagttttataacagtgtcatgaatattctttagttcataatatatttttttaggttcCCTCCaggtgtttaagaaataaaataaaaaatccaataataataataataatattaataataataataataataataataataataataattgataaaattatattttattgcatttggaaaattattcacctaaaatttaatgataacagtacaataatgggttaagccatgcagcgttggATCCATATCGCTACAAAAACAGttcattacattaaattaactcattcaccgccagcctttttgagaaaagttgcccacctgcatttttgtgattttaacaaaagtttcacaaaattccttgcaggaaaaattatcttctataaatatataaacatacaaattatatcaaattaaagaacacaccctttgaaaaaacgtttcattatatatttactttttccacttaatttaaccactgaaatatggatatttctcttcaaaaatacaacattttgaggaaaaagcttaaaaaattgctttttgtaaaggaatttatgttagatatcagactcagaatgactatcaaacataaaggcagttaaaataaatcattacttctttttaacttccgtttttgataaattcggttttcagtggataaaagcggtattacactttcactttgaaattcgtccagaaacgcataattattagttaaatattaactcataattgacgagataactcgtcaatggcggggaatgagttaattaattaaatgggttttttttgcattttgttaaggtatttaaaattatttgacagagtattaacacttattgatattttaatgacaagttcaatttgtaccactgtagttgaggtcaagaaaa of Misgurnus anguillicaudatus chromosome 2, ASM2758022v2, whole genome shotgun sequence contains these proteins:
- the marchf11 gene encoding E3 ubiquitin-protein ligase MARCHF11 — protein: MDVHAEAGPPHVQTVDEPPGGATVTVTEQFQVRSVPGCDGEDDPQSGAVGAQTPAAVDPIAEIESEDGARAEVHGAAGQDAGNRAGKTETVGSSCSNESCVPTPGCRICFQGAEQGELLSPCRCAGTVRHAHQHCLLKWISEKGSWSCELCNYRFNILPIHIKPPQQWQSVTMTLVEKVQVIAVFLGGIFLLASVSWLLWSALSPQALWQRSDILFQICYGMYAVMDLVCIGLIVHEGGAVYNVLMRWRAVNLLWDVQNYDKSRDLDNAHGPHRNLWLPLTNTHTVAHPHTTRLESSPRCPLHIFSMCLNVTSDPSPQEQGSGELVVRVTSV